A window from Moritella yayanosii encodes these proteins:
- the nadC gene encoding carboxylating nicotinate-nucleotide diphosphorylase, which yields MLQQEIRRAVSTALAEDLGGLSVADGDITANLIAAETQAKAKVISREQAVFCGKAWVDEVFLQLGDTVTVTWLVADGDLVAADQTLFTLEGPARTLLTGERNALNFVQTLSGVATLTKEYVDQLAGTQCQLLDTRKTIPGLRFAQKYAVTCGGGKNHRIGLFDAYLIKENHIMACGGIENAIAKAKELQPGKPVEVETESLAELQQALDAGADIVMLDNFDIPMMRAAVELNQGKAKLEVSGNVTIDTLASFAATGVDFISVGALTKHVQATDLSMRFIK from the coding sequence ATGTTACAACAAGAAATACGCCGCGCAGTAAGCACTGCATTAGCAGAAGACCTGGGGGGGCTAAGTGTGGCTGACGGTGATATCACTGCAAACTTAATCGCAGCAGAGACACAAGCTAAAGCCAAAGTGATCAGTCGTGAACAAGCGGTATTTTGTGGTAAAGCCTGGGTTGATGAAGTATTCCTCCAGCTTGGTGATACAGTAACCGTGACTTGGTTAGTGGCCGACGGTGATCTGGTGGCAGCAGACCAAACGCTATTCACGCTAGAAGGCCCTGCCCGTACACTGCTAACTGGCGAACGTAATGCATTAAATTTTGTGCAAACGTTATCAGGCGTTGCCACCTTAACCAAAGAATATGTAGACCAACTTGCAGGTACGCAATGCCAGTTACTCGATACCCGTAAAACCATTCCCGGTTTACGATTCGCACAGAAATACGCGGTCACTTGTGGTGGCGGTAAAAACCACCGTATCGGTCTGTTCGATGCTTACCTGATCAAAGAAAATCACATTATGGCGTGTGGTGGCATTGAAAACGCCATTGCCAAAGCCAAAGAATTACAACCTGGCAAACCGGTGGAAGTAGAAACCGAAAGTCTAGCAGAGTTACAACAAGCATTAGACGCAGGCGCTGACATTGTGATGTTAGATAACTTTGATATTCCCATGATGCGTGCAGCGGTTGAATTAAACCAAGGTAAAGCGAAATTAGAAGTATCAGGTAATGTCACTATTGATACCCTAGCCAGCTTTGCCGCAACTGGTGTTGATTTCATCTCGGTAGGCGCATTAACCAAACATGTGCAAGCAACAGACCTATCGATGCGCTTTATTAAATAA
- the ampE gene encoding regulatory signaling modulator protein AmpE, with protein sequence MALIALLLALLIERVVHLSAKLQLDNVLQRYLFPLLPTFINAGLFGTLVIIALPAMLMYSLLDALTGLYYGIFTLVTWLLLLLMSFGGSDYRRDYRQYLKALSRNDLVAKGMYAGCLDVNSERFCSTLLTQAVAQQLVWINYRFYFAVIFYFVVAGPIGLTMYVVARSYHKYVIQQHSKRLNRSGIHRIMRIMDWLPARLTMFGFALVAEEQAALPQSLRSWRDLSTPEFDLLGKVVYLASKANVETDKCYDYTCYLVQLAKRNIILFVTVIALLTINGTII encoded by the coding sequence ATGGCATTAATCGCTTTGCTGCTGGCATTACTGATTGAACGCGTGGTGCATTTGAGCGCTAAACTTCAGCTCGATAACGTATTACAACGTTATCTTTTTCCGTTATTACCCACCTTTATCAATGCTGGCTTATTTGGCACTTTGGTGATCATCGCGTTACCAGCAATGCTGATGTACAGCTTACTTGATGCATTAACCGGCCTTTATTATGGCATTTTTACGCTAGTCACTTGGCTGCTATTATTATTGATGAGTTTTGGTGGTAGTGACTATCGTCGTGATTATCGTCAATACCTCAAAGCATTAAGTCGTAATGATTTAGTAGCCAAAGGCATGTATGCCGGTTGTTTAGATGTCAACAGTGAACGTTTCTGTTCTACATTACTCACCCAAGCGGTAGCACAGCAATTGGTATGGATTAATTATCGTTTTTATTTTGCGGTGATCTTTTATTTTGTGGTTGCAGGGCCGATTGGTTTAACCATGTACGTGGTGGCACGTAGTTACCATAAATATGTTATTCAGCAGCATAGCAAGCGATTAAACCGCAGTGGTATTCACCGAATTATGCGTATTATGGATTGGTTACCAGCGCGATTAACTATGTTCGGTTTCGCGCTGGTGGCGGAAGAGCAGGCGGCGTTACCACAGAGTTTACGTAGCTGGCGTGATCTATCCACGCCTGAATTTGATTTATTAGGCAAGGTGGTATACCTCGCCAGTAAAGCCAACGTTGAAACCGATAAATGTTATGACTATACCTGTTATTTGGTGCAACTGGCCAAGCGTAATATAATCTTGTTTGTGACCGTCATTGCTCTGCTTACCATTAACGGTACTATCATTTAG
- a CDS encoding retropepsin-like aspartic protease family protein, translating to MDGNQKIAKAMTYIAWISGLIVMTLFFNDYLAKQENPNTRPKSYRQNGNAVVILQQNRVGHYVTNGYINGYQVKFLLDTGATQVSIPASIAEKIGLEAGYSQSVNTANGVIEVFSTRLDNLAIGELIFYDLSANINPYMQGDIILLGMNALKQVKLVQQGKTLTLSEY from the coding sequence ATGGATGGAAATCAAAAAATCGCCAAAGCCATGACTTACATCGCCTGGATCAGTGGGTTAATTGTCATGACCTTATTCTTTAATGATTATTTAGCCAAGCAAGAAAACCCAAATACCCGGCCTAAAAGTTATCGACAAAATGGCAATGCCGTGGTTATTTTGCAACAAAATCGCGTCGGACACTATGTTACTAATGGTTATATAAACGGTTATCAGGTAAAATTTTTACTCGATACCGGCGCAACACAGGTGTCGATACCAGCAAGTATCGCCGAAAAAATTGGCCTCGAGGCTGGTTATAGTCAATCTGTGAATACTGCCAATGGTGTGATCGAGGTATTTTCAACACGCCTCGATAATTTAGCTATTGGTGAACTGATCTTCTACGACCTAAGTGCGAATATCAATCCCTACATGCAAGGTGATATTATTCTGCTTGGTATGAATGCATTGAAACAAGTTAAATTAGTCCAGCAAGGCAAAACCCTCACCTTAAGTGAGTATTAG
- the pdhR gene encoding pyruvate dehydrogenase complex transcriptional repressor PdhR, whose amino-acid sequence MVYRKIQPPKLSDAIAEQLEQMILEGSLEAGQRLPSERDLALQFEVSRPTLRDAILRLESKGLLERRQGRGTWVKKVMDQTLMEPLFQLLTTHPEAQLDLLEFRHALEGISAYYAALRGTETDFQQLRVALDAISASELAHDPQLQAQAVSAFNIAVTAASHNIVLLHLMRGLNPLLEDNICQNFRLLEKRQRVVEQISQHRSDMLTAILNRQPETAREACHAHLAYIEQALLDIGREDSRINRASRRIQQAK is encoded by the coding sequence ATGGTCTATCGAAAAATTCAGCCGCCGAAGTTGTCCGATGCGATTGCAGAGCAACTGGAGCAAATGATTTTGGAAGGTAGCTTAGAGGCTGGCCAGCGCCTACCTTCAGAGCGTGATTTAGCCCTGCAGTTTGAGGTTTCTCGCCCAACTTTGCGCGATGCCATCTTACGGTTGGAAAGCAAAGGTTTATTGGAACGTCGTCAAGGACGTGGTACCTGGGTGAAAAAGGTCATGGACCAAACGCTGATGGAACCATTATTTCAACTATTGACGACACACCCAGAAGCGCAATTAGACCTATTAGAATTTCGTCATGCGTTGGAAGGTATTTCAGCGTATTACGCAGCGTTACGTGGTACTGAAACCGACTTTCAGCAATTACGTGTTGCGCTCGATGCCATTAGTGCATCTGAATTAGCACATGATCCGCAGCTACAAGCACAAGCAGTGAGTGCGTTTAATATCGCGGTCACCGCAGCATCACACAATATTGTGTTGCTGCATCTTATGCGTGGGTTGAACCCATTGTTAGAAGATAATATCTGCCAAAATTTTAGGTTGTTGGAAAAGCGTCAACGTGTGGTTGAACAAATTAGCCAACATCGCAGTGATATGCTCACTGCAATTCTTAACCGACAGCCAGAAACAGCCAGAGAAGCATGTCATGCCCATCTGGCTTATATCGAGCAAGCATTGCTGGATATTGGGCGTGAAGATAGCCGCATTAATCGTGCGTCACGCCGTATACAACAGGCTAAATAG
- a CDS encoding type II secretion system F family protein, with translation MVAVTKTTHNRRKPSAVKKRYPYHWQGVNRKGKKVSGEMQAESISNLKVELRRQGINVLKAKRKSTGLFSVGSKKIKAMDIALISRQISTMLNAGVPLVQSLEIIARSNDNPAMRSLIGEVAAEVSTGTSLSNTLRKHPIYFDDLYCDLISAGEQSGSLDTMYDRIATYKEKAEALKSKIKKAMLYPAMVVAVATIVTLILLLYVIPQFKDIFAGFGAELPPFTLFVLSISDFVSQFWYLVIGILFGIPIIYLKANQRSMKVKHITERTILKIPAIGPIMHKGALARFARTLSTTFAAGIPLVDSLTSAAGASGNIVYKNAVMEMRNEVIAGLPMHIAMRSTNLFPDMVTQMVMIGEESGSLDDMLAKVAHIYEQQVDDAVDGLTSLIEPMIMVVLGVIIGGLVIAMYLPIFKMGSIM, from the coding sequence ATGGTCGCAGTAACCAAAACAACCCATAATCGTCGCAAACCATCAGCAGTAAAAAAACGCTATCCGTATCACTGGCAAGGCGTTAACCGTAAAGGCAAAAAAGTCAGTGGTGAAATGCAAGCAGAAAGCATCAGTAACCTGAAGGTAGAACTTCGCCGTCAGGGTATCAACGTTTTAAAAGCCAAGCGCAAATCAACAGGCTTGTTCTCTGTCGGTAGCAAAAAAATTAAAGCGATGGACATTGCCCTCATATCACGACAGATTTCCACCATGCTGAATGCCGGTGTGCCCTTGGTGCAAAGTTTAGAAATTATAGCCCGCAGTAATGACAACCCCGCCATGCGCTCGTTAATCGGCGAGGTGGCAGCAGAGGTGTCTACCGGTACATCGCTGTCTAATACCTTGCGCAAACATCCCATTTATTTTGATGATTTGTATTGTGATTTGATCAGCGCAGGCGAACAATCAGGTTCATTGGACACTATGTATGATCGTATCGCCACCTATAAAGAAAAAGCCGAAGCACTCAAATCTAAGATTAAAAAAGCCATGCTTTACCCGGCTATGGTAGTCGCCGTTGCGACTATCGTCACGCTTATTTTATTGCTGTATGTCATACCGCAGTTCAAAGACATCTTCGCCGGTTTTGGCGCAGAACTGCCGCCTTTCACCTTGTTTGTGCTATCGATTTCTGATTTCGTCAGTCAATTTTGGTATTTGGTGATTGGCATATTATTTGGAATACCGATTATTTACCTTAAAGCGAATCAACGTTCAATGAAAGTCAAACATATCACCGAACGCACTATCCTCAAGATCCCTGCAATTGGACCAATCATGCATAAAGGCGCGTTGGCACGTTTCGCCAGAACGCTATCCACCACATTTGCAGCCGGTATTCCCCTGGTAGACTCGCTAACCTCTGCGGCAGGCGCATCGGGCAATATTGTTTATAAAAATGCGGTAATGGAAATGCGTAATGAAGTGATCGCCGGATTACCAATGCACATCGCCATGCGCTCAACCAATTTATTCCCTGACATGGTGACGCAAATGGTGATGATCGGTGAAGAGTCTGGGTCACTCGATGATATGTTAGCCAAAGTTGCGCATATTTATGAGCAACAAGTTGATGATGCCGTCGATGGCTTAACCAGTTTAATCGAACCGATGATCATGGTGGTACTGGGTGTCATCATTGGCGGTCTGGTGATTGCGATGTATTTACCTATCTTTAAAATGGGTAGCATCATGTAA
- the aceE gene encoding pyruvate dehydrogenase (acetyl-transferring), homodimeric type, which yields MSDILKHDVDPIETTEWLESIESVIREEGLERAQYLLEKVIAKAHQDGVKLGQGGITTDYINTIRTEDQPVYPGDEKLERRIRSIIRWNALMIVLRASKKDLELGGHMASFQSSAALYDVCFNHFFRAPTEKDGGDLVYYQGHISPGIYARSFVEGRLTEEQLNNFRQEVDGKGIPSYPHPKLMPEYWQFPTVSMGLGPFSAIYQARFLKYLAGRGLKQTEDQTVYAFLGDGEMDEPESRGALSFAAREGLDNLVFIVNCNLQRLDGPVMGNGKIIQELESLFKGAGWNVIKVIWGEEWDELLAKDTTGKLLQLMNETVDGDYQTLKAKGGAYVREHFFGRYPETAALVKDMTDEQIWELKRGGHSTSKLYAAYAKAKATVGLPTVILAKTVKGYGMGEAAEGKNIAHGVKKMKTDTLKQFRDRFDVPVSDEDLLSLPYVKLEEGSPEHEYLHARRKELNGYLPQRKPAFTGKLDIPTVADFGVLLGEQKREISTTMAYVRALNVLLKHKGIGKNIVPIIADEARTFGMEGLFRQVGIYNPKGQVYTPQDREIVSYYKETTNGQVLQEGINELGAMSSWVAAATSYSTNDVPMIPLYIYYSMFGFQRIGDTAWMAGDQMARGFLLGATAGRTTLNGEGLQHEDGHSLVQAGLIPNCVSYDPTFAYEVAVVLQDGLRRMYGEQENVFYYITLMNENYAHPAMPEGAEVGIRKGMYKLETYTGDKAKVQLLSSGTIMMQVREAARILSEDYGIGSDVFSVTSFNEITRDGQDVERYNMLHPEAEQKVPYITTLMSDAPAIAATDYIKNYAEQVRAYVPTSYKVLGTDGFGRSDSRANLRRHFEVNAQYVVVAALSELVKKGDLENQVVVDAIAKYNIDADKLNPLYA from the coding sequence ATGTCCGACATCTTAAAGCATGATGTAGACCCAATCGAAACTACCGAATGGCTAGAATCAATCGAATCAGTAATTCGTGAAGAAGGTCTTGAACGTGCGCAGTATCTATTAGAAAAAGTAATTGCAAAAGCACATCAAGACGGCGTTAAACTAGGCCAAGGCGGCATCACTACGGATTACATTAATACTATCCGTACTGAAGACCAACCGGTATACCCAGGTGACGAGAAACTAGAACGTCGTATTCGTTCGATTATCCGCTGGAATGCTTTAATGATCGTACTACGTGCATCAAAGAAAGATTTAGAGTTAGGTGGCCACATGGCGTCTTTCCAGTCTTCAGCTGCACTTTACGATGTATGTTTCAACCACTTCTTCCGTGCACCAACGGAAAAAGACGGTGGCGATTTAGTTTATTACCAAGGTCATATTTCTCCTGGTATTTACGCGCGTTCATTTGTGGAAGGTCGTTTAACTGAAGAACAACTAAACAACTTCCGTCAAGAAGTTGATGGTAAAGGTATCCCGTCATATCCACATCCTAAGTTGATGCCTGAATACTGGCAGTTCCCTACAGTATCTATGGGTCTTGGTCCATTTTCTGCTATTTATCAAGCGCGTTTCTTGAAATACTTAGCTGGCCGTGGTCTAAAACAAACTGAAGATCAAACTGTATACGCTTTCCTAGGTGATGGCGAGATGGATGAGCCTGAATCACGTGGCGCATTATCATTCGCTGCACGTGAAGGTTTAGACAACTTAGTATTTATTGTTAACTGTAACTTACAACGTCTAGATGGCCCTGTAATGGGTAACGGTAAGATCATCCAAGAACTAGAAAGCCTATTTAAAGGCGCTGGTTGGAATGTGATTAAAGTTATCTGGGGTGAAGAGTGGGATGAACTTCTTGCTAAAGACACCACGGGTAAACTACTGCAGTTAATGAATGAAACTGTGGATGGTGATTACCAAACGTTGAAAGCTAAAGGCGGCGCTTATGTACGTGAGCACTTCTTTGGTCGTTACCCTGAAACTGCTGCATTAGTTAAAGATATGACTGATGAGCAAATCTGGGAACTTAAACGTGGTGGTCATTCTACCAGTAAACTATACGCGGCTTATGCAAAAGCAAAAGCAACCGTAGGTCTACCAACTGTGATCCTAGCTAAAACTGTAAAAGGTTATGGCATGGGTGAAGCGGCGGAAGGTAAAAACATCGCGCACGGCGTGAAAAAAATGAAAACGGATACGCTTAAGCAATTCCGTGATCGTTTCGATGTACCTGTTTCTGATGAAGACCTACTATCATTACCGTACGTTAAGCTTGAAGAAGGTTCGCCTGAGCACGAGTACTTACACGCACGTCGTAAAGAATTAAACGGTTACTTACCACAACGTAAACCTGCATTTACGGGTAAATTAGACATCCCGACTGTTGCAGATTTTGGCGTACTCCTTGGTGAGCAAAAACGTGAAATATCGACAACAATGGCTTATGTTCGTGCCCTAAATGTGCTGCTTAAGCATAAAGGTATTGGCAAAAACATCGTACCAATTATCGCCGATGAAGCGCGTACATTTGGTATGGAAGGTCTATTCCGTCAAGTTGGTATTTACAACCCGAAAGGTCAAGTATATACACCTCAAGATCGCGAAATCGTTTCTTACTATAAAGAAACGACCAATGGTCAAGTACTGCAAGAAGGTATTAATGAGCTAGGTGCTATGTCTTCTTGGGTTGCAGCGGCTACATCATACAGTACCAATGACGTACCTATGATCCCACTGTACATCTACTACTCAATGTTTGGTTTCCAACGTATTGGCGACACTGCATGGATGGCTGGCGATCAAATGGCACGTGGTTTCCTATTAGGTGCTACAGCCGGTCGTACCACGCTAAACGGTGAAGGTCTACAACACGAAGATGGTCACAGCTTAGTACAAGCAGGGCTTATTCCTAACTGTGTGTCTTACGACCCAACGTTCGCTTATGAAGTTGCTGTGGTATTACAAGACGGTTTACGTCGTATGTATGGCGAACAAGAGAACGTTTTCTACTACATTACCTTGATGAATGAAAACTATGCGCATCCTGCAATGCCTGAAGGTGCTGAAGTTGGTATCCGTAAAGGTATGTATAAGTTAGAAACTTATACTGGCGACAAAGCAAAAGTACAACTATTAAGTTCAGGTACGATCATGATGCAAGTTCGCGAAGCGGCTCGTATTCTAAGTGAAGACTATGGTATTGGTTCGGACGTATTCTCGGTAACTTCATTCAATGAAATTACACGTGATGGTCAAGACGTAGAACGTTACAATATGCTACACCCTGAAGCAGAGCAAAAAGTACCGTACATCACTACACTAATGAGTGATGCGCCTGCTATTGCCGCGACAGATTATATCAAAAACTATGCAGAACAAGTGCGTGCATACGTACCGACTTCATACAAAGTGCTTGGTACTGACGGTTTTGGTCGTTCAGACAGCCGTGCAAACTTACGTCGTCATTTCGAAGTTAACGCGCAATACGTAGTTGTTGCTGCATTATCTGAATTAGTGAAGAAAGGCGATCTAGAAAATCAAGTTGTTGTTGATGCAATTGCAAAATATAACATCGACGCTGATAAATTAAACCCTCTATACGCATAA
- the ampD gene encoding 1,6-anhydro-N-acetylmuramyl-L-alanine amidase AmpD → MVNRQPRSDLLANAQFLASPHYDDRPMDADIDLLVIHCISLPPEQYGADYVEDFFMGKLDCSLHPYFQQLISVRVSAHIYIKRDGQLIQFVPLAKRAWHAGLSAFAGQSRCNDFSIGIELEGDVNHAYTSMQYQCLATVTADIQQGYPLITRDRITGHSNIAPARKDDPGPHFDWSHYFSCLDLKDN, encoded by the coding sequence GTGGTAAATAGACAACCAAGGTCAGATTTATTGGCAAATGCACAGTTTTTGGCATCGCCACATTATGATGATCGTCCGATGGACGCTGATATTGATTTATTAGTCATCCATTGTATCAGTTTACCACCAGAGCAATATGGCGCTGACTATGTTGAAGATTTTTTTATGGGTAAACTCGATTGCAGTCTGCACCCTTATTTTCAGCAGTTAATTTCGGTGCGGGTATCTGCACATATATACATTAAACGTGACGGGCAATTGATCCAGTTTGTGCCGTTGGCTAAACGCGCCTGGCATGCTGGACTGTCAGCATTTGCTGGTCAATCTCGTTGTAATGACTTTTCTATTGGTATCGAACTGGAAGGGGATGTTAATCATGCATATACATCCATGCAGTATCAATGCTTAGCGACGGTCACAGCGGACATCCAGCAAGGCTACCCTTTAATTACCCGAGATCGTATTACCGGTCACAGTAATATTGCCCCTGCTCGCAAAGATGATCCGGGACCGCATTTCGACTGGTCACATTATTTTTCGTGCTTAGATCTGAAGGACAATTAA
- a CDS encoding pilin: MRVQQKAQQQGFTLIELMIVVAIVAILAGIGMPAYQNYTDRAKFTEVVAATAPIKTGIELCAQIEGITEFKLTAAGCGELGEKGIPSAPAASVELKSIALSLSSKDIVITASNNDTTAVTYTLTGTVSQGRVTWISGGGCDSLGYC, from the coding sequence ATGAGAGTACAACAGAAAGCACAACAACAAGGTTTTACGTTAATTGAATTGATGATCGTCGTCGCGATTGTAGCAATCTTGGCCGGCATTGGTATGCCTGCTTATCAGAACTATACTGACCGAGCAAAATTCACGGAAGTGGTAGCTGCAACAGCACCGATCAAAACAGGTATTGAACTTTGTGCGCAAATCGAAGGTATTACTGAATTCAAATTGACTGCAGCAGGCTGTGGTGAACTTGGCGAAAAAGGTATTCCATCAGCACCTGCAGCTTCTGTCGAATTAAAATCAATAGCATTAAGTCTCTCCTCAAAAGATATTGTCATTACCGCATCAAATAATGATACCACTGCGGTTACATACACGCTCACAGGCACAGTAAGTCAAGGTCGAGTAACTTGGATATCTGGCGGTGGTTGTGATTCTCTAGGTTACTGCTAA
- the pilB gene encoding type IV-A pilus assembly ATPase PilB — protein sequence MPHQHNASGLAHSLVAHSYLDVEEIPQLLQSAKQEGKAFTTYIVDNSIIDSQILAQLLEREYGVPLLDLDTFNLEEIPDNLLNEKLIEKHHALPIYMQGQTLYLAMSDPTNVSALEEFAFSFSLHTEVLLVDELQLQKALDTVLESDIDALGDLNDADIGDLEVDNSESRLEQESKDGADDAPIVKFVNKILLDAIKKGASDIHFEPYEFKYRVRFRIDGILHEMVSPPVNLAMRFSARLKVMAKLDIAERRVPQDGRIKLKLSKNKSIDLRVSTLPTMWGEKVVMRILDSNQASLNIDILGYDEKQKALYLKALTKPQGMILITGPTGSGKTVSLYSGLNILNTVERNISTAEDPIEINLSGINQVQINLKAGLTFPVALRSFLRQDPDVVMVGEIRDIETAEIAIKAAQTGHLVLSTLHTNSAAETLTRLSNMGVPAYNIGSSVSLIIAQRLGRRLCNECKQQEDIPASELAKFGFSQPQIDHGITPFKAVGCNQCTKGYKGRVGIYEVMPMSDTISRMILTGSNSMALHDQAQQEGMDTLRQSALNKVIDGITSLLEVERITSH from the coding sequence ATGCCACACCAGCATAACGCGAGCGGCCTGGCACATAGCCTGGTCGCACATTCATACCTCGATGTAGAAGAGATCCCACAACTTCTGCAAAGCGCCAAACAGGAAGGTAAAGCCTTCACGACTTATATCGTCGACAATAGTATCATCGACAGTCAAATATTAGCGCAATTATTAGAACGTGAATACGGCGTGCCACTGCTCGACTTAGATACCTTTAATCTCGAAGAAATCCCCGATAATCTGCTCAATGAAAAACTCATTGAGAAACATCATGCCTTACCTATTTATATGCAGGGCCAAACTCTATACCTAGCGATGTCAGATCCAACAAATGTAAGCGCACTAGAAGAGTTTGCCTTTAGCTTTAGTTTACATACCGAAGTTCTATTGGTTGATGAACTACAATTACAAAAAGCCTTAGACACTGTATTAGAAAGTGATATTGATGCCCTAGGCGATCTTAATGATGCCGATATCGGTGACTTGGAAGTGGATAATAGCGAGTCACGTTTAGAGCAAGAAAGTAAAGACGGCGCGGATGACGCGCCAATCGTTAAATTTGTGAATAAAATTCTACTCGATGCGATTAAAAAAGGCGCCTCTGATATTCATTTCGAACCCTATGAGTTTAAATATCGCGTACGCTTTCGTATTGACGGGATCTTACATGAAATGGTATCGCCACCGGTTAACTTAGCCATGCGCTTTTCCGCGCGTTTGAAAGTCATGGCCAAATTAGATATTGCCGAGCGCAGAGTGCCACAAGATGGGCGGATAAAATTAAAATTATCCAAGAATAAATCCATTGATCTACGTGTCAGCACCCTACCCACCATGTGGGGTGAAAAAGTAGTGATGCGGATCTTAGATTCCAACCAAGCCAGTCTCAATATCGATATACTCGGTTATGACGAAAAACAAAAAGCGCTCTATCTTAAAGCACTCACCAAACCGCAAGGCATGATCCTGATCACCGGACCAACCGGTAGTGGTAAAACCGTGTCTTTGTACAGCGGATTAAATATTCTGAATACCGTGGAACGTAACATCTCCACCGCCGAGGATCCTATCGAGATCAATCTCAGCGGCATTAATCAGGTGCAGATCAACCTCAAAGCAGGACTTACTTTTCCCGTCGCATTACGTTCATTCTTACGTCAAGATCCAGATGTGGTAATGGTCGGTGAGATCCGCGATATAGAAACAGCAGAGATTGCCATCAAAGCCGCGCAAACCGGTCATTTAGTGTTATCGACATTGCATACCAACTCCGCCGCAGAAACTCTGACCCGTTTATCAAATATGGGGGTGCCGGCTTATAATATTGGTTCATCCGTCAGCTTGATCATCGCTCAGCGCCTTGGTCGTCGGCTTTGTAATGAGTGTAAACAACAGGAAGATATTCCGGCAAGTGAATTAGCTAAATTTGGCTTTAGTCAACCACAAATTGATCACGGCATTACCCCGTTTAAAGCCGTCGGTTGTAACCAGTGCACCAAGGGTTATAAAGGTCGCGTGGGGATCTACGAAGTCATGCCCATGTCTGATACGATCTCACGGATGATCTTAACCGGCAGTAACTCCATGGCACTCCACGATCAAGCTCAGCAGGAAGGCATGGATACCTTACGCCAATCCGCATTAAACAAAGTCATAGACGGGATCACCAGTTTGCTTGAAGTTGAACGTATCACCAGTCATTAA